In Mycolicibacterium nivoides, the DNA window ATCGGTCTTCGAGACCGAACTTGAACGCGCCGAATTCGAATGCGACCCAACCGAATGCGGTGTCAGCGTGGGTTTCGGAGTCCGCGAGCATCAAATCCACCGCTTCGCCGAGCACGGCGCCCGGCCTACCGGTCCATGGCCGACGGGCAGCTACGGCTCCATCCCGGGTGAGCCGCAGTTCATCGCTGTCCAACTCGACACCGCATTGCGCTCCGGAAGCCAGAATCCACCGGTTTCCCCGCTCGTACACCACGTAATCACTGCCGTCGCCGGACAGCGCGCGAGCGATCTCGGCGACCAGGTCGGCCGGGCCGGTCGAGTTGTCACCCGCAGGCAGCTCGAACGAGGCGAGCGCGGCCGAAGCATTGCAGTCAGCTTGGTCGTTCCTTGTGAGCATTCGGCAAAGGTTAGCCCGATGGTTTCCATTGCACAGACCTACGTATTTACTACGGATTCAACATCATCCGCATAGACGACACACATACGAACACAGCCGACTCACAGACACTCCACAGGAGCGCGGCGGTGTTCGCCGCTACCCGAGTAAGTCCCGGACGACCCCGTCCGCGAGCAGGCGGCCCCGGTCGGTCAGCACCAGGACTTCTCGCTGCCGGAGGAGAAGTCCTTCACCACAGAGAGTTTCGGCGCGAACCTGTTCGTCGGCATCGAGCAGTGTCACCGGGAGACCGTCACGAAGCCTGACCCGCAGCATCACTTCCTCCACATGCCGGTCGCGAGCATCGAGCTTCTCGAAATCGGCGATGGGCAACCGGTCTTCAGCCAAAGTCTGCGCATAAGCATTGGGGTGCTTGACATTCCACCACCGGGTGTCCCCGAGGAAGCCGTGCGCTCCGGGGCCGGCGCCCCACCACTCGCCACCACCCCAGTAGCCGAGGTTGTGCCGGCATTCCCCGCCTTGGGCGCTCCAGTTCGACACCTCGTACCAGTGCAGGCCCGCCGCCGAGAGCCGGCTGTCGAGCAGTTCGTAGCGCTGCGCGAGCACGTCGTCGTCGGGCCGGGCGATCTCGCCACGGCGCACGCGGCGGGCCAGGGCGGTGCCGTCCTCGACGATCAGCGAATACGCGGACACGTGGTCGACACCGGCACCCACCGCGACGTCGATCGAGCGCCGCAGATCGTCGTCGGTCTCCCCCGGCGTGCCGTAGATGAGATCGATGTTGACGTGTTCGAACCCCGCGTCCCTGGCCTCCACTGCCGCCGCCGGCGCGCGCCCCGGGGAGTGCGTGCGGTCCAGCACCGCCAGCACCTGCGGCGCCGCCGACTGCATGCCAAGGGACACCCGGGTGTAACCGGCCTCGCGCAACGTCGCGAACATCTCCGGCGAGGTGGACTCCGGGTTGGCTTCGGTGGTCACCTCGGCGCCGACCGCCAGGTCGAAGTTGTCGCGGACGGCTCCGAGCACCGCGGCCAGGCCGGTACCGCCGAGCAGCGAGGGCGTGCCGCCGCCGACGAACACCGTCTGCACGGGCACGGAACCGACCCTTTGGGCCGCCAGCCGCAGTTCGACGCGCAACGCGGCCAGCCAGCCGTCGGGGTTCGCACCACCCAGTTCGGCGGGTGTGTAGGTGTTGAAGTCGCAGTATCCGCACCGCGTCGCGCAGAACGGAACGTGGATGTAGATGCCGAACGCGCGACCTGGCAGGTGGGCCAACTCGGGTTGGCCGACAGGCGCGGTACGGGTGTTCATGGTTTTGATTTTCCCAGACTGTCCAGCGCGGACTTTTGCTCACCGTGAGCGCAAATATGGCCCGGTTAGGGCAGGTGGCGACAATCGTGGCACAATGGCGTCGTGACTGCCGCCCACAACAGCACCACCCGCATTCAGCTGGTGGCCCGTCGGCATGTCGATTTCAAGCGCGTCTGTAGCTGTTGCTGTCTGCCTTAATCGTGCGTTGATTTCGGAACCCGCCCGCCCAATACATTCAGCTGGCCGCCGGATCTGCGCCGCCGGACAGCCCCACCGGCGATAAGCGCATTCCAGCGGTCGGTTCCATAAGAGGAGCCAAGCAATGACCGAGGTTCAAGCCCAGCCGCGACCCGCGAAGACTCGCGACGAGGGTCAGTGGGCGCTGGGTAGCCGCGATCCCCTGAACCCCAACGAGGTGTTCAAACAGGAGGATGACGCCCTCAACGTCCGGGCCCGCATCCTCGACGTCTACTCCAAGCAGGGCTTCGACAGCATCGACAAGACCGACCTGCGCGGCCGGATGCGCTGGATGGGCCTGTACACCCAGCGTGAGCAGGGCTATGACGGCACCTTCACCGGTGACGACAACGCCGAACTGTTGGAGGCCCCGTTCTTCATGATGCGGGTGCGCTCCGACGGCGGCGCGCTGACCGCCAAGTCGCTGCGCACGCTCGGCGAGATTTCGACCGAATTTGCCAGGGACACCGCTGACATCACCGACCGGGAGAACATCCAGTACCACTGGATCCGCATCGAGGACGTACCGGAGATCTGGCGCCGGCTCGAAGAGGTCGGTCTGCAGACCACCGAGGCCTGCGGCGACTGCCCCCGCGTCGTCCTGGGTTCGCCGCTGGCCGGTGAATCCCTCGACGAGGTACTCGATCCGACGCCCGCGCTGGAAGAGATCGTCCGCCGCTACATCGGCAACCCGCTGCTGTCGAACCTGCCGCGCAAGTTCAAGACCGCGATCTCGGGCCTGCAAGACGTGGCGCACGAGATCAACGACGTGGCGTTCATCGGGGTCAATCACCCCGAGCACGGCCCCGGCCTCGACGTGTGGGTCGGAGGTGGCCTGTCCACCAACCCGATGCTGGCCCAGCGCCTGGGCGTCTGGGTGCCGCTGGACGAGGTGCCCGACGTCTGGGAGGGCGTCACCTCGATCTTCCGCGACTACGGCTACCGCCGCCTGCGCAACAAGGCCCGGCTGAAGTTCCTGGTCAAGGACTGGGGCCCGCAGAAGTTCCGCGAGGTGCTGGAGACCGAGTACCTCAAGCGCAAGCTGATCGACGGTCCTGCGCCCGAGCAGGTGCCCCACAACATCGACCATGTCGGCGTACAGAAGCTCAAGAACGGTCTGAACGCCGTCGGCGTCGCACCGATCGCCGGTCGGGTGTCCGGCACCATCCTGACCAAGGTCGCCGATCTGGCCGAGGCCGCCGGGTCCGATCGGATCCGGTTGACCCCGTACCAGAAGCTGATCGTGCTCGACGTGCCCGATGACAAGCTCGCCGAACTGCGCGCCGGTCTCGATGCGCTGGGACTGTCCTCGACCCCGTCGCGCTGGCGGCAGAACGTGATGGCCTGCACCGGCATCGAGTACTGCAAGCTGTCCTTCGCCGAGACCCGGGTGCGGGCACAGAGCCTGGTACCCGATCTGGAGGAGCGCCTCGCCGACCTGAACTCGACGCTGGACGTGCCGGTGACGGTCAACCTCAACGGCTGCCCGAACTCGTGCGCCCGCATCCAGATCGCCGATATCGGCTTCAAGGGGCAGATGATCGACGACGGCGACGGGCCCGAGGAGGGCTTCCAGGTGCATCTGGGCGGCAGCCTCGGCCTGGACAGCGGATTCGGCCGCAAGTTGCGCCAGCACAAGGTGTTGTCCACCGAACTCGGTGACTACGTCGAGCGGGTCGTCCGCAACTTCGTGAAACAACGCGAGGACGGCGAGCGTTTCGCCCAGTGGGCCGTTCGGGCCGACGAGGCGGACTTGAGGTAGATCGCGAGATGAGCGCATTGACTGAAGCGGAATTGATCGAGCTGGCCGAGCGCGGTGCGGCCGAGCTGGCCGACGCCGGCGCCGAGGAACTCCTGCGCTGGACCGACAAGCACTTCGGCGGCAACTACGTCGTAGCGTCCAACATGCAGGATGCCGTGCTCGTCGAGATGGCGGCCAAGGTGCGCCCGGGCGTGGACGTGCTGTTCCTTGACACCGGCTACCACTTCGCCGAGACCATCGGTACCCGCGACGCCGTGGAACAGGTGTACGGCGTGAACGTGGTAAACGTGCATCCCGAGAACACCGTCGCCCAGCAGGACGCGCTGCACGGTAAGGACCTGTTCGCCCGCGATGCCGCCGCCTGCTGCCGGATGCGCAAGGTCGAACCGCTGGGCAAGGCCCTGGCGGGCTACAGCGCGTGGGTCACCGGTATCCGCCGGGTGGAGGCGCCGACGCGCGCCAACGCCCCGCTGATCAGCTGGGATGCCGCCTTCGGCCTGGTGAAGATCAACCCGATCGCGGCCTGGTCCGACGACGAGATGCAGGCCTACATCGAGGCCAACGACATCCTGGTCAATCCCCTTGTGTACGACGGCTATCCGTCCATTGGGTGCGCCCCGTGCACGACCAAGCCGGCCGAAGGCGCCGATCCGCGCAGCGGCCGGTGGGCCGGCCAGGCCAAGACGGAGTGCGGGCTGCACGCCTCGTGAGGTTTCGGTGACGCTCGTTCTCACAGCACACGGCAGCGCGGACCCGCGTTCGGCGGCGAATGCGCATGCCATCGGCGGGCATCTGCGTCGCCTGCTGTCCGACACCGAGGTACGGGTCGCGTTCTGTGAACAGAACGCACCCAACCTCACCGAGGTGCTGCCCGGCGTGGAGCCCGGCGCCGTTGTGGTGCCGTTGCTGCTGGGCAGCGCCTATCACGCCCGGATCGACATTCCTGGGCTGATCGCCGACTCGGGTGCCGAGGTGACCCAGGCCGATGTGCTCGGCGATGATCCCCGTCTGTTGCAGGTGGTGCGGGAGCGGCTGACCGCGGTGGGCGTGTCCCGGTTCGACGCGGACCTCGGCGTGATCCTCGCCGGGGTCGGCTCGTCACATCCGGCCGCCAATGCGCGCACCGCCGCACTTACCGCAGCGCTGGCAGAGGGCACCCGCTGGGTTGGCACCCACGTGGCGTTCGCCACAGGGCAGACCCCGTCCCTGCCGGAGGCCGTCGAGCGTTTGCGGCAACGCGGCGCGCGCCGCCTGGTGATCGCCCCCTGGTTCCTGGCACACGGCCGGATCACCGACCGGGTTGCCGAATTCGCCTGTACCGCAGGCATTCCGATGGCTGAACCGCTTGGCGCGCATCGCCTGGTGGCGGCCACGGTGCTCGATCGCTACGAAGAGGCGCTCGCCGCACGCAGCGCCGGCTTCGCCGCCTGACCCCCGCACCATTCAGAGCAATCGCGCCCCTGGGTACCGCCCGGGGGCGCCTTCATTGGCTTGACTCCTATACCCCAAGGGGTATATTCGACGGTATTGGTATACCCCCCTAGGTATACAGATCCACCCGTCAAGGAGTCGAACAATGAAGTTCATCCAGTACTACCTGGACTGTCTGTCGCACGCGTCGTACCTGATCGGCGATGAGTCGTCCGGGCGCGCCGTCGTCGTCGACCCGCAGCGCGACGTCGCCGAGTACGTCGCCGACGCCGAGAAGCTCGGCATGCAGATCACCCACGTGATCGAAACCCACTTCCACGCCGACTTCCTGTCCGGCCACCTCGAGCTGGCCGAGGCCACCGGCGCCGCGATCGTGTACTCGTCGGTCGCCCAGCCGGAGTTCGACCACATGGGAGTCGAAGACGGCCAACGCATTTCATTCGGCGAGGTGGTGCTGGAATTCCGGCACACCCCCGGTCACACCCCCGAATCGATGAGCATCGTGGTCTACGAGCACGCCGGCGACGACGTGCCCTACGGCGTCCTGACCGGTGACACCCTGTTCATCGGCGACGTCGGTCGGCCCGACCTGCTGGCCTCGATCGGCTTCACCCGCGACGAGCTGGCCGACAAGCTCTACCACTCGCTGCACGAGAAGCTGCTGCCGCTGCCCGATGCCACGCGGGTCTTCCCGGCCCACGGCGCGGGTTCGGCCTGCGGCAAGAACCTGTCCACCGAGCTGTCGTCCACCATGGGTGAGCAGAAACAGACCAACTACGCGCTGCGCGCACCGGACAAGCAGTCCTTCATCGAGCTGGTCACCGCCGGACAACCGCCCGCCCCGGGCTACTTCGTCTACGACGCGATCCTCAACCGCAAGGACCGCGCACTGCTCGACGAGGAGGCGATGCCGAAAGCGCTGGACTACGGTCAGGCCACGGACGCCGTCGCGAACGGGGCCATGCTGATCGACGGCCGCAGCCCCGAGGATTTCGCGCTGGGTCATTTGCGCAACGCAGTCAACATCGGGCTGGCCGGGCGCTACGCCGAATTCGCCGGATCGGTGGTCAAACCCGACGCCGACATCGTGCTGGTCACCGACCCGGGCGAGGAGCGCGAGGGCAAGAATCGCCTGGCGCGCATCGGGTTCGACAGGGTGCTGGGTTACCTCGACAATCCGGAGCGGACGATGTTCGAGAACCGCGACGATGTGACGGTCGCCTCACGGTTGACCGCCAGCGCCTTCGACGAGCGGGCGGCCGCAGTCGCAGACCTGCAGATCGTCGACGTGCGCAATCCTGGTGAGACCGAGGCGGGCATGATCCCGGGCGCGGTCAACATCCCGGTGGGTCAGCTGGCGGATCGGACCGACGAATTGGATCGCACCCGCCCGACCGTGGTCTACTGCGCCGGCGGCTACCGCTCTTCTGTGGCGGCCAGCCTGCTGCGTCAGCGCGGCTTCACCGATGTCAGCGACATCCTGGGCGGCTACGGCGCCTGGGCTGACAGCACCCACGCCGCCTGAAACCGCGCACACCCTCTGAGAGACAGGAAAACACAACAAGCATGTCGACCCCAGTCAAGCACGAGGTCCTGATCATCGGCGGCGGCACGGCCGGGATCACCGTGGCGGCCCGATTGCTGCGCAAGCACTACCGCGACGTGGCGATCATCGAGCCGTCCGACAAGCACTACTACCAGCCGCTGTGGACGCTGGTGGGCGGCGGCCAGGCTACGGCCGCCGAAACCGAGCGCGCCGAAGGCTCGGTCGTGCCACGCGGCGCCACCTGGATCAAGAGTGCGGTCACGGCCGTCGACCCGGATGCCAACACGGTCACGTGTGCCGACGGAGCCACCTACGGCTATGACGTACTGGTGGTGGCGCCGGGCATCCAGCTGGACTGGGAACGCACCGAGGGTCTGTCCGACACCCTTGGCAAGGACGGCGTCTCGTCGAACTATCTGTTCGACCTGGCGCCGCGCACTTGGGAGTTCATTCGCAACACCCGGTCCGGGACGGCCGTGTTCACCATGCCGTCGGGACCGATCAAGTGCGCGGGTGCACCGCAGAAGATTGCCTACCTGGCCTGCGACCACTGGCGGCGCCAGGGTGTGCTCGACAAGATCGACGTGCACCTGGTGGTCCCGACCCCGCGGATCTTCGGTATCCCCGCGATCGCCGACAACCTGGACAAGGTCATCGCCGACTACGGCATCACGTTGCACACCGGAAGTGAAGTGCGGTCCATTGATTCGGCGGCGCGCAAGGTCACGATGACCAACATTGCGGAGGGAATCGAGACCACGCTCCCCTACGACGTACTCCACGCGGTCCCGCACCAGTCGGCGCCGGACTGGATCAAGACCAGCCCGCTGTCCACGAGCCATGTCGGTGGGGACGCCAACGGGTATGTCGACATCGACAAGCACACGATGCAGCACGTGCGCTACCCGAATGTATTCGCACTCGGCGATGCGGGATCGTCCCCGAACTCGAAAACCGGTGCGGCCATTCGCAAGCAGGCACCCGCCGTGGTCGAGAACATCGGTGCGGTCCTGAGCGGACGCCCGCTGTCGGGATCCTACGACGGCTATGCGTCCTGCCCCATCGTGACGTCCTCACACGACATGTTGCTGGCCGAGTTCGACTACGACTTCGCCCTCAAACCCTCCTTCCCCCTGCTCGATCCGGTGAAACCACACCGGCCGTACTGGTACCTGAAGAAGTACGGACTACCCGCCATGTACTGGAACCTGATGTTGAAAGGTCTTGCCTGATGTCCACCTCGTCGATCATCGACGCCGCCGAACTGAACGAACTCAAGCAGACCGGTAACGGCCCGCGGCTCATCGATGTCCGCACGCCCGGCGAGTTTGAAACCGCCCACATCCCAGGCTCTTACAACGTGCCACTGGATCTGCTGCAGGAACATCGGGACGAGATCGCCCAGCACCTCGACGAGAACGTCGTGCTGATCTGCCGCTCCGGGCAGCGGGCGAGCACCGCCGGCCAGACCCTGCGCGACGCCGGTCTGCCGAACGTCTCGATCCTCGAGGGCGGCATGACCGCCTGGCACGACAAGGGATTCGGGGTGCGCCGTGGCGCGCAGCGCTGGGACCTGGAACGCCAGGTCCGCCTGGTTGCCGGGTCGATCGTGCTGAGCAGTGTCCTGGGCAGCATCGCCTCCCCGAAGCTGAAGTGGGTCGCCGCGGCGATCGGAGCCGGGTTGACCACCGCCGCGCTGACGAACACTTGCGCCATGGGCATGATGCTGGCCAAGCTGCCGTACAACCGCGGTGCGTCCTGTGATGCCCAGAGCGTCGTCGAGCAGCTGATCGGTTCCACGCAAACACCTTCCGGCGCGTTGGCATGATCGCCGTCGCTGTCGCGCTGGCCGTCCTGGTCGGGGTGTCCCTCGGACTCCTCGGCGGGGGCGGCTCGATCCTGACCGTTCCGCTGCTGGCATATGTGGCCGGCATGGAGGCCAAGCAGGCGATCGCCACGTCGCTGCTGGTCGTCGGGGTGACCAGCGCGGTCAGCACCTTGTCGCATGCGCGCGCCGGCCGGGTGCAATGGCGCAGTGGCCTGATGTTCGGGGCGGCCGGCATGGTCGGCGCGTACCTGGGCGGACTGCTGAGTTATGTCGTGCCCGGATCGGTACTGCTGACCGCCTTCACGGTCGTGATGATCGCCACGGGTATCGCAATGATCAAGGGACGCAAGGCGTGCGATCAGACGACTCGGACGATGCCCGTGGTCAAGGTCCTGCTGATGGGGCTGGGGGTCGGCGTGGTGACCGGAGCCGTCGGAGCCGGCGGTGGGTTCCTGGTGGTGCCCGCCCTGGCGCTGCTGGGTGGTCTGCCCATGCCCGTCGCGGTGGGAACCTCTCTGCTGGTGATCACGATGAACTCGGCCGCAGGTCTGGCCGGACATCTCAGCACCGTGCCGATCGACTGGACGATCGCCGGCGCAGTCACCGCCGCGGCGGTGCTGGGCAGCCTGCTGGGCACCCGCCTGACCGCGCGCGTCGACCCCGACGCGGTGCGCCGGGCCTTCGGCTGGTTCGTGTTACTCATGGCGTCGCTGATCCTCGGCCAGGAAGTCCACCCCGCCATCGGGCTCACCGCCGCCGGACTGACTGTGCTGGCCGGCCTCGGCAACCTGAGCTGTGCCCGGCTCGGATGGTGTCCGCTGCGGTGGATTTTCGGTCCACCTGCTACGACAACATGACGCCAGAAACATACCCCCACGGGTATGATGAGA includes these proteins:
- the hemW gene encoding radical SAM family heme chaperone HemW, which produces MNTRTAPVGQPELAHLPGRAFGIYIHVPFCATRCGYCDFNTYTPAELGGANPDGWLAALRVELRLAAQRVGSVPVQTVFVGGGTPSLLGGTGLAAVLGAVRDNFDLAVGAEVTTEANPESTSPEMFATLREAGYTRVSLGMQSAAPQVLAVLDRTHSPGRAPAAAVEARDAGFEHVNIDLIYGTPGETDDDLRRSIDVAVGAGVDHVSAYSLIVEDGTALARRVRRGEIARPDDDVLAQRYELLDSRLSAAGLHWYEVSNWSAQGGECRHNLGYWGGGEWWGAGPGAHGFLGDTRWWNVKHPNAYAQTLAEDRLPIADFEKLDARDRHVEEVMLRVRLRDGLPVTLLDADEQVRAETLCGEGLLLRQREVLVLTDRGRLLADGVVRDLLG
- a CDS encoding Ms4527A family Cys-rich leader peptide, coding for MARRHVDFKRVCSCCCLP
- a CDS encoding nitrite/sulfite reductase, encoding MTEVQAQPRPAKTRDEGQWALGSRDPLNPNEVFKQEDDALNVRARILDVYSKQGFDSIDKTDLRGRMRWMGLYTQREQGYDGTFTGDDNAELLEAPFFMMRVRSDGGALTAKSLRTLGEISTEFARDTADITDRENIQYHWIRIEDVPEIWRRLEEVGLQTTEACGDCPRVVLGSPLAGESLDEVLDPTPALEEIVRRYIGNPLLSNLPRKFKTAISGLQDVAHEINDVAFIGVNHPEHGPGLDVWVGGGLSTNPMLAQRLGVWVPLDEVPDVWEGVTSIFRDYGYRRLRNKARLKFLVKDWGPQKFREVLETEYLKRKLIDGPAPEQVPHNIDHVGVQKLKNGLNAVGVAPIAGRVSGTILTKVADLAEAAGSDRIRLTPYQKLIVLDVPDDKLAELRAGLDALGLSSTPSRWRQNVMACTGIEYCKLSFAETRVRAQSLVPDLEERLADLNSTLDVPVTVNLNGCPNSCARIQIADIGFKGQMIDDGDGPEEGFQVHLGGSLGLDSGFGRKLRQHKVLSTELGDYVERVVRNFVKQREDGERFAQWAVRADEADLR
- a CDS encoding phosphoadenylyl-sulfate reductase, producing the protein MSALTEAELIELAERGAAELADAGAEELLRWTDKHFGGNYVVASNMQDAVLVEMAAKVRPGVDVLFLDTGYHFAETIGTRDAVEQVYGVNVVNVHPENTVAQQDALHGKDLFARDAAACCRMRKVEPLGKALAGYSAWVTGIRRVEAPTRANAPLISWDAAFGLVKINPIAAWSDDEMQAYIEANDILVNPLVYDGYPSIGCAPCTTKPAEGADPRSGRWAGQAKTECGLHAS
- a CDS encoding sirohydrochlorin chelatase, whose protein sequence is MTLVLTAHGSADPRSAANAHAIGGHLRRLLSDTEVRVAFCEQNAPNLTEVLPGVEPGAVVVPLLLGSAYHARIDIPGLIADSGAEVTQADVLGDDPRLLQVVRERLTAVGVSRFDADLGVILAGVGSSHPAANARTAALTAALAEGTRWVGTHVAFATGQTPSLPEAVERLRQRGARRLVIAPWFLAHGRITDRVAEFACTAGIPMAEPLGAHRLVAATVLDRYEEALAARSAGFAA
- a CDS encoding MBL fold metallo-hydrolase, with product MKFIQYYLDCLSHASYLIGDESSGRAVVVDPQRDVAEYVADAEKLGMQITHVIETHFHADFLSGHLELAEATGAAIVYSSVAQPEFDHMGVEDGQRISFGEVVLEFRHTPGHTPESMSIVVYEHAGDDVPYGVLTGDTLFIGDVGRPDLLASIGFTRDELADKLYHSLHEKLLPLPDATRVFPAHGAGSACGKNLSTELSSTMGEQKQTNYALRAPDKQSFIELVTAGQPPAPGYFVYDAILNRKDRALLDEEAMPKALDYGQATDAVANGAMLIDGRSPEDFALGHLRNAVNIGLAGRYAEFAGSVVKPDADIVLVTDPGEEREGKNRLARIGFDRVLGYLDNPERTMFENRDDVTVASRLTASAFDERAAAVADLQIVDVRNPGETEAGMIPGAVNIPVGQLADRTDELDRTRPTVVYCAGGYRSSVAASLLRQRGFTDVSDILGGYGAWADSTHAA
- a CDS encoding NAD(P)/FAD-dependent oxidoreductase; its protein translation is MSTPVKHEVLIIGGGTAGITVAARLLRKHYRDVAIIEPSDKHYYQPLWTLVGGGQATAAETERAEGSVVPRGATWIKSAVTAVDPDANTVTCADGATYGYDVLVVAPGIQLDWERTEGLSDTLGKDGVSSNYLFDLAPRTWEFIRNTRSGTAVFTMPSGPIKCAGAPQKIAYLACDHWRRQGVLDKIDVHLVVPTPRIFGIPAIADNLDKVIADYGITLHTGSEVRSIDSAARKVTMTNIAEGIETTLPYDVLHAVPHQSAPDWIKTSPLSTSHVGGDANGYVDIDKHTMQHVRYPNVFALGDAGSSPNSKTGAAIRKQAPAVVENIGAVLSGRPLSGSYDGYASCPIVTSSHDMLLAEFDYDFALKPSFPLLDPVKPHRPYWYLKKYGLPAMYWNLMLKGLA
- a CDS encoding rhodanese-like domain-containing protein; translation: MSTSSIIDAAELNELKQTGNGPRLIDVRTPGEFETAHIPGSYNVPLDLLQEHRDEIAQHLDENVVLICRSGQRASTAGQTLRDAGLPNVSILEGGMTAWHDKGFGVRRGAQRWDLERQVRLVAGSIVLSSVLGSIASPKLKWVAAAIGAGLTTAALTNTCAMGMMLAKLPYNRGASCDAQSVVEQLIGSTQTPSGALA
- a CDS encoding sulfite exporter TauE/SafE family protein translates to MIAVAVALAVLVGVSLGLLGGGGSILTVPLLAYVAGMEAKQAIATSLLVVGVTSAVSTLSHARAGRVQWRSGLMFGAAGMVGAYLGGLLSYVVPGSVLLTAFTVVMIATGIAMIKGRKACDQTTRTMPVVKVLLMGLGVGVVTGAVGAGGGFLVVPALALLGGLPMPVAVGTSLLVITMNSAAGLAGHLSTVPIDWTIAGAVTAAAVLGSLLGTRLTARVDPDAVRRAFGWFVLLMASLILGQEVHPAIGLTAAGLTVLAGLGNLSCARLGWCPLRWIFGPPATTT